From Medicago truncatula cultivar Jemalong A17 chromosome 7, MtrunA17r5.0-ANR, whole genome shotgun sequence, a single genomic window includes:
- the LOC25497513 gene encoding glycine-rich RNA-binding protein 1 — MAFFGKMGKLLQNSAVKHINHDLSMSTPSLFQAIRSMSSAKLFIGGVSYSTDETGLREAFSRYGDVLDAKIIMDRDTGRSRGFGFITFATSEEASSALQAMDNKELDGRTVRVNYATERARPGFGGGGYGGGGGYGGGGGYGGGGGYSGGGGNYGGGGGNYGGGNYGGGNYGGGGGSTYGRNDYNSSGSYASGGAPDSYTGGHVGTTSAAGGEFSSNSNLGYDAGKNEFGEPLENNHVPENNDQSDDYAETRR; from the exons ATGGCGTTCTTCGGTAAAATGGGAAAGTTACTCCAGAATTCTGCTGTCAAGCACATCAATCATGATTTATCTATGTCTACTCCTTCGTTATTTCAAGCAATTAGATCCATGTCATCTGCAAAGCTTTTTATTGGAG GTGTTTCATATAGCACTGATGAAACTGGTCTCCGAGAAGCTTTTTCTCGCTATGGAGATGTTCTTGATG CAAAGATTATCATGGATCGTGATACAGGAAGGTCCCGAGGTTTTGGCTTCATAACTTTCGCAACGAGCGAGGAAGCATCCTCTGCCCTGCAGGCCATGGATAACAAG GAACTTGATGGTCGGACAGTACGAGTGAACTATGCTACAGAAAGGGCGCGTCCTGGGTTTGGTGGCGGTGGTTATGGTGGCGGCGGTGGCTATGGCGGCGGCGGTGGctatggtggtggtggtggctatagtggtggtggtggaaatTATGGTGGTGGTGGCGGAAATTATGGTGGCGGAAATTATGGTGGCGGAAACtacggtggtggtggtggtagtaCATATGGTCGCAATGATTATAACAGTAGTGGAAGCTATGCAAGTGGTGGTGCCCCAGACAGCTATACTGGTGGCCATGTCGGTACTACTTCTGCTGCTGGTGGTGAATTCAGCAGCAACTCTAATTTGGGATATGACGCTGGTAAGAATGAATTCGGTGAGCCGTTAGAAAACAACCATGTGCCAGAGAACAATGATCAATCTGATGACTATGCTGAGACCCGTAGATGA
- the LOC25497514 gene encoding glycine-rich RNA-binding protein 3, mitochondrial, giving the protein MAFFGKMGKLLKNSAIQHINHDLSMSTPLAFQAIRSMSSAKLYVGGISYSTDDAGLRESFARYGDVLDARVIIDREQGRSKGFGFVTFATSEEASAALQAMDNQELHGRTVRVNYAQERPRSGYGGGGYGGDGGGYSGGGGEYGGGHC; this is encoded by the exons ATGGCGTTCTTTGGTAAAATGGGAAAGTTACTCAAGAATTCTGCAATCCAGCACATAAATCATGATTTATCTATGTCTACTCCTTTGGCATTCCAAGCAATTAGATCCATGTCATCTGCAAAGCTTTATGTTGGAG GTATTTCGTATAGCACTGATGATGCGGGTCTCCGAGAAAGTTTTGCTCGCTATGGAGATGTTCTTGATG CAAGAGTTATCATAGACCGTGAACAAGGCAGGTCCAAAGGATTTGGCTTCGTAACTTTTGCAACAAGCGAGGAAGCATCTGCTGCCCTTCAGGCCATGGATAACCAG GAACTTCATGGTCGGACAGTACGAGTGAACTATGCTCAAGAAAGGCCACGCTCTGGGTATGGTGGTGGTGGCTATGGTGGAGACGGTGGTGGCtatagtggtggtggtggtgagtaTGGTGGTGGCCACTGCTGA
- the LOC25497516 gene encoding exocyst complex component EXO70E2 — protein sequence MAVEESRQVIPELEREENLIAAARHIVMALGSKNSLTNDEKKILADLGSKLSSMNIQSEKEEGKIGREKENDIDKEDEVNEEEEEGVGVIEQRLGLIQEKIMKWEEDQSMIWDLGPEETSEYLNAANDVRILIEKLEGMHLNKEDQEYEFLQRAYSVLQTAMTRLEEEFSNLLIQNRQPFEPEYVSFRSSEEDAVDGNSFVSFGDDSFEESLRRDSVSRATEEHVIDLVHPAVIPDLRCIANLLFASNYAQECSQAYTIVRREALDECLFILEMERLSIEDVLKMEWGTLVSKIKRWIWALKIFVRVYLASERWLSDQIFGEGEPVSQACFVDASKASILQLLNFGEAMSIGPHQPEKLIRILDMYEVLADLMPDINALYSDEVGSSVHFECHEVLNRLGDCVKKTFLEFKNAVDLNPSTTPLVGGGIHPLARYVMNYLRTLTDYSEALNHLLKDQEEEDSISSSPDTSPGTEDDNRSQASPGRFPSMARQFLSFASVLENNLEEKSKLYKETSLQHLFLMNNLHYMAEKVKGSELRIIFGDEWIRKHNWKFQQHAMKYERASWSSILNFLKDEGIHAPGSNSVSKTLLKEKLRSFYLGFEDIYRIQTAWSIPDVQLREDLRISISVKVIQAYRTFVGRNNSHVSDKHIRYTADDLENYLLDFFEGSQKLLQNPIRR from the coding sequence ATGGCTGTTGAGGAATCTAGGCAAGTGATTCCTGAGTTAGAAAGAGAGGAGAATTTAATTGCTGCAGCAAGACATATTGTGATGGCTTTAGGGTCAAAGAACAGTCTTACAAATGATGAAAAGAAGATTCTGGCTGATCTTGGATCAAAGTTGTCTTCCATGAACATACAAAGTGAGAAGGAAGAGGGGAAGATAGGGAGAGAAAAGGAGAATGATATCGATAAGGAGGACGAGGTGAACGAGGAGGAGGAAGAGGGTGTTGGTGTTATTGAACAACGACTTGGTTTGATTCAGGAGAAAATAATGAAATGGGAGGAAgatcaatcaatgatttgggaTTTGGGACCTGAAGAAACGTCTGAGTATTTGAATGCTGCTAATGATGTGCGCATATTGATCGAGAAGTTGGAAGGTATGCATTTGAATAAAGAAGATCAAGAGTATGAGTTTTTGCAAAGGGCTTATAGTGTTCTTCAGACGGCTATGACACGGCTTGAAGAAGAGTTTAGCAACCTGCTTATCCAGAATAGGCAACCTTTTGAACCTGAGTATGTCTCGTTTCGATCGAGCGAGGAAGATGCTGTTGATGGGAATTCTTTTGTCTCTTTTGGTGATGATTCATTTGAGGAATCACTTCGAAGAGATAGTGTCAGTCGAGCCACTGAGGAGCATGTCATTGATTTGGTTCATCCGGCCGTGATTCCCGATCTCAGGTGTATCGCAAACTTGCTTTTCGCTTCAAATTATGCTCAGGAATGTTCACAAGCTTATACCATTGTTAGAAGGGAGGCCTTAGATGAGTGTTTGTTCATTCTTGAAATGGAAAGGCTAAGTATTGAAGATGTCTTGAAAATGGAATGGGGTACTTTGGTTTCAAAGATCAAAAGATGGATTTGGGCTTTGAAAATCTTTGTTAGGGTGTATCTTGCAAGTGAAAGGTGGCTTAGTGACCAGATTTTCGGAGAAGGCGAGCCTGTTAGTCAAGCTTGTTTTGTCGATGCATCGAAAGCTTCAATTTTGCAGCTTCTGAATTTTGGTGAAGCTATGTCTATTGGTCCTCACCAACCTGAGAAATTGATTCGAATTCTAGACATGTATGAAGTTCTTGCAGACCTTATGCCTGACATCAATGCTTTGTATTCGGACGAGGTTGGTTCCTCGGTTCACTTTGAATGCCACGAGGTTCTGAACAGATTGGGAGATTGTGTGAAGAAAACATTTCTTGAATTCAAAAATGCTGTTGATTTGAATCCGTCAACAACACCTTTAGTTGGTGGAGGGATACATCCATTGGCGAGATATGTTATGAATTATCTTCGGACTCTTACCGATTACAGCGAAGCGCTGAATCATCTTCTGAAAGATCAAGAAGAAGAGGATTCCATTTCATCGTCACCTGATACGAGTCCGGGTACCGAAGATGATAACAGAAGCCAAGCATCTCCTGGTAGATTTCCCTCAATGGCGCGGCAATTCCTATCATTTGCTTCAGTCTTGGAGAACAATCTCGAGGAGAAATCAAAGTTATACAAAGAGACTTCATTGCAGCACTTGTTCTTAATGAACAACCTACATTACATGGCTGAAAAGGTTAAAGGGTCTGAACTTAGGATCATATTCGGAGACGAATGGATCCGAAAACACAACTGGAAGTTTCAGCAGCACGCCATGAAATACGAGAGAGCTAGTTGGAGTTCCATTCTCAACTTTCTTAAGGATGAAGGAATTCACGCTCCCGGTTCGAATTCTGTCTCAAAAACTCTTCTAAAAGAGAAGTTACGAAGCTTCTACCTCGGCTTCGAGGATATTTACAGGATTCAAACAGCTTGGTCGATTCCAGATGTTCAGCTTCGTGAAGATTTGCGAATTTCTATATCGGTTAAAGTGATTCAAGCTTATAGGACATTTGTTGGAAGGAATAATAGTCATGTGAGTGATAAACATATTAGATACACTGCTGATGATTTAGAAAATTATCTTTTGGATTTCTTTGAAGGTTCTCAAAAGTTGTTGCAAAATCCTATTAGGAGATGA